One segment of Paenibacillus sp. FSL R7-0337 DNA contains the following:
- a CDS encoding endo-1,4-beta-xylanase translates to MKNRIKKVVGGLALASVLLTSVMAGNASAAITNGSKFLGNIIAGSAPSNFTTYWNQVTPENGTKWGSIEGNRNQMNWGNADMIYNYAISKNIPFKFHTLVWGNQEPNWVAGLSAAEQKAEISSFITQAGQRYSAKTAFVDVVNEPLHAKPSYRNAIGGDGSTGWDWVIWSFQQARAAFPNAKLHLNDYGIIGDPSAADKYVNIINILKSRGLIDGIGIQCHYFNMDNVSVSTMNTVLNKLAATGLPIYVSELDITGDDNTQLARYQQKFPVLWNHPSVKGVTLWGYIQNQTWASGTHLVNSNGTERPALKWLKQYLGGSSALMETTDAQDITDSVILPDSVVEPDPQLDLQPVLEPVPAE, encoded by the coding sequence TTGAAGAACAGAATTAAAAAGGTTGTGGGCGGGCTCGCCCTAGCGAGTGTCCTGCTCACCTCTGTGATGGCAGGCAATGCCAGCGCAGCAATTACCAATGGATCGAAGTTCCTGGGGAATATCATTGCAGGCAGTGCTCCAAGTAACTTCACCACCTACTGGAATCAGGTCACCCCTGAGAACGGTACCAAATGGGGCTCCATCGAAGGCAACCGCAACCAGATGAACTGGGGCAATGCGGACATGATCTATAACTATGCCATTAGCAAAAACATCCCGTTCAAGTTCCATACACTTGTCTGGGGAAACCAGGAGCCTAACTGGGTCGCCGGCTTATCGGCAGCGGAGCAGAAGGCGGAGATCAGCTCATTTATTACTCAGGCAGGCCAGCGTTATTCCGCGAAGACTGCTTTTGTGGATGTCGTTAATGAACCGCTGCACGCCAAGCCTTCGTACCGCAATGCCATCGGCGGTGACGGAAGCACCGGCTGGGATTGGGTCATCTGGTCCTTCCAGCAGGCCAGAGCCGCCTTCCCGAACGCCAAGCTGCACCTCAATGATTATGGCATTATCGGTGACCCCAGCGCAGCCGACAAGTACGTGAACATTATCAATATCCTGAAATCCAGAGGACTGATTGACGGAATCGGCATTCAGTGCCACTACTTCAATATGGATAACGTCAGCGTCTCTACCATGAACACCGTACTGAATAAGCTTGCCGCTACAGGCCTGCCAATCTATGTCTCCGAGCTGGATATTACCGGTGATGACAACACCCAGCTTGCCAGATACCAACAGAAGTTCCCTGTGCTCTGGAACCATCCTTCCGTTAAGGGCGTAACCCTGTGGGGCTACATCCAGAATCAGACCTGGGCATCGGGTACCCATCTGGTGAATTCCAACGGCACAGAGCGCCCTGCCCTGAAGTGGCTGAAGCAATACTTGGGCGGCTCGTCAGCCCTGATGGAAACCACTGACGCCCAGGATATCACTGACAGTGTGATCCTGCCGGACAGTGTGGTTGAGCCAGACCCTCAACTGGATCTCCAACCGGTGCTGGAACCCGTTCCGGCTGAATAA
- a CDS encoding helix-turn-helix domain-containing protein, with translation MGHLTGTREKAAQEVLSGIKSAVVARKYGVTPSTVNQWVRDYREAHGEQDHPYPQEPVEELKRLLEVEQKYEKAVKMLGEKELEIEILRELLKKPTPAYPKKSR, from the coding sequence ATGGGACACTTAACAGGAACAAGAGAGAAGGCCGCACAAGAGGTGTTGTCTGGCATTAAGTCAGCGGTGGTTGCCCGAAAGTATGGGGTGACCCCATCGACAGTGAATCAGTGGGTGAGAGACTACCGAGAGGCCCATGGGGAACAAGATCATCCGTATCCCCAGGAGCCGGTGGAGGAACTGAAGCGCCTCCTGGAAGTGGAGCAGAAATACGAAAAGGCCGTCAAGATGCTCGGCGAAAAGGAGTTAGAGATTGAGATTCTGCGTGAACTGCTAAAAAAGCCAACCCCTGCTTATCCGAAAAAATCGAGGTAG
- a CDS encoding integrase core domain-containing protein — protein MEQHCAPDSARPVIRTDNGPQFVSHLFGDMCESWEMTHERIPPRTLDLNAFIESFHSNIDRDLFRKEAFDTFEEAYEAVDRYMDFYNNRRMHTSLRNMPPATFAEWVQTLEDRSSFFWPRKKAK, from the coding sequence ATGGAGCAACACTGCGCCCCTGACAGCGCACGTCCGGTGATCCGCACCGACAACGGCCCACAGTTTGTCAGCCATCTGTTTGGCGACATGTGTGAAAGCTGGGAAATGACCCATGAACGCATTCCGCCTCGAACGCTGGATTTAAACGCTTTTATTGAATCGTTCCACAGTAATATCGACCGGGATTTGTTCCGCAAAGAGGCATTCGACACGTTCGAAGAGGCCTATGAAGCGGTGGACCGGTACATGGACTTTTACAACAACCGCAGAATGCATACGAGCCTTCGGAACATGCCGCCAGCTACCTTTGCGGAGTGGGTCCAGACTCTAGAAGACCGCTCCAGCTTCTTCTGGCCGAGAAAGAAAGCGAAATAA
- a CDS encoding glycoside hydrolase 43 family protein produces the protein MQHINSSIFKKAGLYLLAFSLTLGILFNPSTAAAATFTNPFIYADAPDNDVIRVGNVYYMTSTTMHMTPGVPIMKSYDLVNWEIVNYVYDTYANGDAQNLNNGQNEYGKGSWASSIRYNNGIYYVSFGSNSTGRTYIYQTSNIENGPWTSSVLGSYYHDASLLFDNGRVFLVYGVDNISLIELTADAKAIKSGGISQVIIPNSSNIAGSNFIVKAEGAHIQKINGYYYVFLICWPSGSGRTQLTYRSTSLTGGYTGQVSLNDSGIAQGGIVDTPSGSWYAMLFRDSGAVGRMPYLVPVTWTGNWPVFGSGGKAPRTLNLPVEGYPVKKVYASDEFSSSSAIAATVPDDVYAYLAVPDTVIDQTYSAAEEETFAGAISAGTGLAKVWQWNHNPDNTKWSLSQRPGFLRLTTGKVSTSLLNARNTLTQRTFGPKSTGVTALETGGMKDGDVAGLAAFQAKYGFVGVKMSGNSKSIVMVNASSGSMTQVANVPLSQNRVYLKVLCDFTNQTDKAYFSYSLDGNNWTSIGNTLQMSYTMPHFMGYRFALFNYATKSAGGYTDFDYLRLE, from the coding sequence GTGCAACATATAAATTCTTCTATTTTTAAAAAAGCAGGGTTGTACCTGCTGGCATTCTCGCTCACGCTCGGTATCCTGTTCAATCCTTCTACGGCTGCTGCTGCGACCTTTACCAATCCGTTTATTTATGCAGACGCCCCGGACAATGACGTCATCAGGGTAGGCAATGTGTATTACATGACCAGCACCACCATGCATATGACCCCCGGTGTTCCTATCATGAAGTCCTATGATCTGGTGAACTGGGAAATCGTGAATTATGTCTACGATACGTATGCGAACGGCGATGCACAGAATCTGAACAACGGACAGAATGAGTATGGCAAGGGGTCCTGGGCAAGCAGCATCCGGTACAATAACGGGATCTATTATGTGTCCTTCGGGTCCAACTCAACCGGCCGGACTTATATCTATCAGACCTCGAATATTGAAAATGGCCCCTGGACCTCATCGGTCCTGGGCAGCTACTATCACGATGCTTCACTGCTGTTCGACAATGGGCGTGTCTTCCTGGTGTACGGAGTTGATAATATCAGCCTGATTGAGCTGACGGCAGATGCCAAGGCCATCAAGTCCGGCGGGATCAGTCAGGTTATCATCCCGAATTCCAGCAATATTGCCGGTTCGAACTTCATTGTGAAGGCCGAGGGCGCGCATATCCAGAAGATCAACGGCTATTATTATGTGTTCCTAATCTGCTGGCCTTCGGGAAGCGGACGCACTCAGTTGACCTACCGCTCCACGAGCTTAACCGGGGGCTATACAGGGCAGGTGTCACTTAACGACTCGGGCATTGCCCAGGGCGGCATTGTGGACACGCCATCCGGTTCCTGGTATGCGATGCTCTTCAGGGATAGCGGGGCGGTTGGACGGATGCCGTATCTGGTGCCGGTAACCTGGACCGGGAACTGGCCGGTCTTCGGAAGCGGGGGCAAGGCACCGCGAACCCTGAACCTGCCTGTTGAAGGGTATCCGGTGAAGAAGGTGTACGCCTCCGATGAGTTCTCCTCATCTTCTGCCATTGCTGCAACCGTTCCGGATGATGTATACGCTTACTTGGCTGTGCCGGATACCGTGATTGACCAGACATATTCCGCAGCGGAGGAGGAAACTTTTGCAGGAGCGATCTCGGCAGGAACAGGGCTGGCCAAGGTCTGGCAGTGGAACCACAATCCTGATAATACGAAGTGGTCTCTGTCCCAGCGTCCCGGATTCCTGCGGCTGACCACCGGCAAGGTAAGTACAAGCCTGCTGAATGCCCGGAACACACTGACCCAGCGGACGTTCGGTCCGAAGAGCACAGGCGTGACGGCCCTGGAGACGGGCGGAATGAAGGACGGGGATGTTGCCGGACTGGCTGCTTTTCAGGCTAAATACGGGTTCGTCGGTGTGAAGATGTCCGGCAATTCCAAGTCCATTGTGATGGTCAATGCCAGCTCCGGGTCAATGACTCAAGTGGCCAATGTGCCGCTCAGCCAGAACAGAGTCTATCTGAAGGTACTCTGCGATTTTACTAATCAGACGGATAAGGCGTACTTCTCCTATAGTCTGGACGGCAACAACTGGACATCCATAGGGAATACGCTGCAGATGTCCTATACAATGCCTCACTTTATGGGCTACCGGTTTGCGTTGTTCAATTATGCGACGAAGTCAGCGGGCGGCTATACTGATTTTGATTATCTGCGTCTGGAATAG
- a CDS encoding carbohydrate ABC transporter permease — MLKSQRQKDFVFDSVIYVVLFIIMLTMLYPFYYVLIASFNKGSDSLLGGVYLWPRNFTLENYRVFMDDPKWVKAFLVSVLRTVSGTLLGLLLTSIVAYGLSHRDLLFSKVYFTVIVFAMYFSGGLIPYYVVLRSLGLLNSFAVYIIPSMLSTFFLLIAISFFREIPAELKESAHIDGAGELTIFFRIILPVSTPVLATMALFMGVGQWNSWLDSAYFVQSEELRTLAFRMMEVINKSNSPMDSLAVANSASAGVTSFSLQVTSMVVSIVPIICVYPFLQKYFVSGIMLGSVKG, encoded by the coding sequence ATGCTGAAGAGTCAGCGGCAGAAGGATTTTGTTTTTGACAGCGTGATCTATGTGGTATTGTTCATTATTATGCTCACGATGCTGTACCCGTTCTATTACGTGTTAATAGCTTCATTTAATAAAGGCTCAGACTCACTGCTGGGCGGGGTGTATCTGTGGCCCCGGAACTTTACCCTGGAGAATTACCGGGTGTTCATGGATGATCCCAAGTGGGTGAAGGCTTTCCTGGTCTCCGTACTGCGGACGGTGTCCGGCACCTTGCTCGGACTGCTGCTTACCAGCATCGTCGCTTACGGCTTGTCACATCGTGATCTGTTGTTTAGCAAGGTCTATTTCACAGTGATCGTATTCGCCATGTACTTCTCCGGCGGACTGATCCCTTATTATGTAGTCTTGCGTTCACTAGGCTTGTTAAATTCCTTTGCGGTGTACATCATCCCGTCCATGCTCAGCACGTTCTTCCTGCTCATTGCGATCTCATTCTTCCGTGAAATTCCCGCTGAGCTAAAAGAATCTGCGCATATAGACGGGGCCGGTGAGCTTACGATATTCTTCCGCATCATCCTGCCGGTCTCAACGCCGGTGCTGGCGACTATGGCCTTGTTCATGGGGGTCGGACAATGGAATTCCTGGCTGGATTCGGCTTATTTCGTCCAGTCCGAGGAGCTGCGTACGCTGGCCTTCCGCATGATGGAGGTCATCAACAAGAGCAACTCTCCGATGGATTCGCTGGCGGTAGCCAACAGTGCCTCGGCGGGTGTGACCAGCTTCTCCTTACAGGTCACTTCAATGGTCGTTTCCATTGTTCCCATTATCTGTGTGTATCCGTTCCTGCAGAAGTATTTCGTTTCTGGAATCATGCTGGGTTCGGTAAAAGGCTAG
- a CDS encoding extracellular solute-binding protein, whose amino-acid sequence MNKSRSFKIVAAALSMAVVLSACGGNGGNTAQPAPSGSPDAAAGGNAPAKPGQVKELSLFIDASWYPVTEWKGPVADMITEKTGVKLKVTVATDDKQLPLMIASGDLPDLVFTSSNVDRLSDSKLSYSWNELIEKYAPDFKIDKTRIAIHTMDDGNFYTVRNSFATQEEMKNSKYSLGSDGNPGIAVREDILKELGNPPIKTLDDFVKVLGMVKEKYPEMVPLIMDKDWIEQYFLAQFGTETLLDGWYEQDGKVEYAIRQPKMLDFFKFMNSLYRNGYILAENFALANDQIDDQYATGGKAFAHSHTVSTADTDNIKIKSNQGNFSFKMLPSVLSKDAKVVSSGLGFSGTFITKKNKDPEASIKFMQYLASDEGKKLTMFGVEGVHWTWNEEGHPDFKYNPSDADFVNSNGIKWWYLYNDGVTEGMLSYVPELQKTQALMDLKSIRIYKPEIGLIQTQPDSQEKTIKTKIDEMVKNEKVKIYLAESEEAAVAAYENMLKNAENIGLQKLTDWANTTYQKKKELFK is encoded by the coding sequence TTGAACAAAAGCAGAAGCTTTAAGATCGTCGCAGCCGCACTCTCAATGGCCGTAGTGTTATCCGCCTGCGGCGGTAACGGGGGAAATACCGCCCAGCCCGCCCCGTCCGGCAGCCCGGACGCCGCTGCAGGCGGGAATGCACCTGCCAAGCCCGGACAGGTGAAGGAGTTAAGCCTCTTCATTGATGCGTCGTGGTACCCGGTTACGGAATGGAAGGGTCCGGTCGCCGACATGATTACCGAGAAGACGGGGGTGAAGCTGAAGGTTACGGTCGCTACCGATGACAAACAGCTCCCGCTGATGATTGCCTCCGGTGACCTGCCGGACCTGGTGTTCACCTCATCCAATGTAGACCGGTTATCCGACTCGAAGCTGTCGTATTCCTGGAATGAACTGATTGAGAAATATGCGCCGGATTTCAAGATTGACAAGACCCGGATTGCCATCCACACCATGGATGACGGCAATTTCTATACCGTGCGGAATTCCTTTGCAACCCAGGAGGAGATGAAGAATAGTAAATATTCGTTAGGCAGCGACGGCAACCCGGGCATCGCGGTCCGGGAGGATATTCTGAAGGAGCTGGGGAATCCGCCGATCAAGACCCTGGATGATTTCGTCAAGGTACTGGGTATGGTTAAGGAGAAATATCCCGAGATGGTCCCGCTGATCATGGACAAGGACTGGATCGAGCAGTATTTCCTGGCCCAATTCGGTACGGAGACTCTGCTCGACGGCTGGTATGAACAGGACGGCAAGGTGGAATATGCGATCAGGCAGCCCAAGATGCTGGACTTCTTCAAGTTCATGAATAGCCTGTACCGTAACGGCTATATCCTGGCTGAGAATTTCGCACTGGCCAATGACCAGATTGATGATCAATATGCTACGGGCGGCAAAGCCTTCGCCCATAGCCACACCGTATCCACAGCAGATACCGATAACATCAAGATCAAGAGCAATCAGGGGAACTTCTCCTTCAAGATGCTGCCAAGCGTATTGTCGAAGGATGCCAAGGTAGTCAGCTCAGGACTCGGCTTCTCCGGAACCTTCATCACCAAGAAGAATAAGGACCCGGAGGCCTCCATCAAATTCATGCAGTATCTGGCCAGCGACGAGGGCAAGAAGCTGACGATGTTCGGGGTAGAGGGTGTGCACTGGACCTGGAATGAAGAAGGTCACCCCGATTTCAAATACAATCCGTCCGATGCCGATTTCGTGAACAGCAACGGAATTAAGTGGTGGTATCTGTATAACGATGGAGTTACGGAGGGCATGCTGTCCTATGTTCCTGAGCTGCAGAAAACTCAGGCGCTGATGGATCTGAAGTCGATCCGCATCTACAAGCCGGAGATCGGCCTGATCCAGACTCAGCCGGATTCACAGGAGAAGACCATTAAGACCAAGATCGATGAGATGGTCAAGAATGAGAAGGTCAAAATCTATCTGGCTGAATCGGAGGAAGCCGCAGTAGCAGCCTATGAGAATATGCTGAAGAACGCAGAGAACATCGGCCTGCAGAAGCTCACCGACTGGGCGAATACAACCTATCAGAAGAAAAAAGAATTGTTCAAGTAA
- a CDS encoding carbohydrate-binding protein: MFKKLSVLAMTFVLLLGCLPMLSAQAAGNATAKQPGNSNPLMDHKLGADPFALTYNGRVYIYMSSDAYVYNSNGTVKDNDFSALNKINVISSADMVNWTDHGAIPVAGANNVNGSAGIAKWASLSWAPSAAVKKINGQDKFFLYFANGASGIGVLTANSPVGPWSDPLGKALVTGNTPGMSGVTWLFDPAVLVDDDGSGYLYAGGGIPNTSDPASVASPKTARVLRLGADMTSIVGSASTIDAPYMFEDSGIHKYGGKYYYSYCFNFSGTHPAAYPAGEIGYMVSNSPMGPFTYTGHFLKNPYTFFGVGGNNHHAVFNFNNGWYVVYHAQTVAKAVLGDGKGYRSPHINKLVHNANGTIQEVQGDMAGIAQIANLNPYTRVEAETIGWNAGITTERTQAAGGPASNMNVTNINNGDWVAVGNADFGSGASSFKANVASATGGGKIEIRLDSATGPLVGTLNVPNTGGAQSWQEVQTTVSNAVGVHRLYLVFTGSGSGNLFNFDYWQFSTGGDGGTTPPPVSKVEAEDMTLSGTYAGKITSPFSGVALYGNDDAAAFNQYYAYGTHNFSVRGASNNSSAARVDLLIGGVNVGSFNFSGTTPSVQTLTNVAHATGNQEVKLVVTTDNGSWDAYVDYIEWNQ; the protein is encoded by the coding sequence ATGTTCAAAAAGCTCTCGGTGCTTGCGATGACCTTTGTTCTGCTGCTGGGCTGTCTGCCTATGCTGTCTGCTCAGGCGGCAGGAAATGCCACAGCCAAACAGCCGGGAAATTCCAATCCGCTGATGGACCACAAGCTGGGTGCCGATCCCTTCGCATTGACGTATAACGGAAGAGTCTATATCTATATGTCGAGTGATGCCTATGTCTATAACAGCAACGGAACAGTGAAGGATAATGATTTCAGTGCACTGAACAAAATCAATGTCATCTCTTCGGCAGATATGGTGAACTGGACAGACCATGGTGCCATCCCGGTAGCCGGAGCCAATAATGTCAACGGTTCTGCGGGCATTGCCAAATGGGCCTCGCTCTCCTGGGCGCCTTCAGCAGCCGTGAAGAAAATCAACGGACAGGATAAATTCTTCCTGTACTTCGCCAACGGCGCGTCAGGCATCGGGGTACTGACAGCCAACTCTCCGGTTGGCCCGTGGTCCGATCCGCTGGGCAAAGCACTGGTGACAGGCAATACACCGGGAATGTCCGGGGTAACTTGGCTGTTTGACCCGGCGGTACTGGTCGATGACGACGGCAGCGGCTATCTATATGCGGGCGGGGGCATCCCCAACACTTCGGACCCGGCATCTGTTGCCAGTCCCAAGACAGCCCGTGTGCTGAGACTCGGTGCGGATATGACAAGTATTGTTGGAAGCGCATCCACAATTGATGCTCCCTATATGTTCGAGGATTCGGGCATCCATAAGTACGGCGGCAAATATTATTACTCGTATTGCTTCAACTTCTCCGGCACGCACCCGGCTGCCTATCCGGCAGGTGAAATCGGGTATATGGTCAGCAACAGTCCGATGGGACCTTTTACGTACACCGGACATTTCCTGAAGAATCCTTACACCTTCTTCGGGGTAGGCGGCAACAACCACCATGCGGTATTTAACTTCAATAACGGGTGGTACGTAGTCTATCACGCCCAGACTGTGGCGAAGGCTGTCCTTGGTGACGGCAAAGGCTACCGTTCTCCGCATATCAACAAGCTGGTCCATAATGCGAACGGAACCATCCAGGAGGTTCAGGGAGACATGGCGGGCATCGCCCAGATTGCCAATCTCAATCCGTACACCCGGGTGGAAGCCGAGACGATCGGCTGGAATGCAGGCATTACAACGGAACGTACGCAGGCTGCGGGCGGTCCTGCCAGCAATATGAATGTGACCAATATTAACAATGGAGACTGGGTTGCCGTGGGCAATGCCGATTTCGGCTCCGGCGCTTCCAGCTTCAAGGCGAATGTGGCTTCCGCCACAGGCGGCGGTAAAATCGAAATCCGGCTCGACAGCGCAACCGGCCCGCTGGTCGGCACGCTGAATGTTCCTAATACAGGAGGAGCGCAGTCCTGGCAGGAGGTACAGACTACGGTCAGCAATGCGGTAGGGGTGCACAGACTCTATCTGGTCTTCACCGGATCAGGCTCCGGTAATCTGTTCAACTTCGATTACTGGCAGTTCTCTACGGGCGGCGATGGCGGCACGACACCTCCTCCGGTAAGCAAGGTGGAAGCGGAGGACATGACGCTCAGCGGAACCTATGCGGGGAAGATTACTTCTCCTTTTAGCGGAGTGGCACTGTACGGAAATGATGACGCTGCTGCGTTCAATCAGTATTATGCCTATGGCACGCACAATTTCTCAGTGCGGGGGGCTTCTAACAATTCCTCTGCGGCGCGGGTGGATCTGCTGATCGGCGGAGTGAACGTTGGCTCCTTCAATTTCAGCGGAACAACCCCCTCGGTACAGACGTTGACCAATGTGGCCCATGCCACCGGCAATCAGGAGGTCAAGCTGGTCGTTACCACGGATAATGGAAGCTGGGATGCCTATGTGGATTATATTGAATGGAACCAGTGA
- a CDS encoding ABC transporter permease subunit, with amino-acid sequence MELETQPKSPGTGGGRRSFLWKRFKKQKVLHLFVGLGMIYLLIFAYTPMFGILMAFKDYSISGGIKGIFTSDWVGLRYFDEFVHDYQFGKLVRNTLVLSLLKVLFAFPAPILLAIMLNEVKHMAFKRFVQTISYLPHFISWVVVVGVSYAFLSADVGVVNKALMAMGFTDEPLAFLTSPNYFWGLAVGSAVWKEMGWWTIIFLAAISGISPSLYEAAEIDGAGRLARIRYITLPGMKGTIVVVLVLTIGSILGGGLVGSNFEQAYLLGNSINNPTSEIVQTYAFRVGLSDGRFSYAAAIDLIQSVISVALIFSSNYIAKRVSGSSLF; translated from the coding sequence ATGGAATTGGAAACACAGCCAAAAAGTCCCGGAACCGGCGGCGGCCGGCGGTCGTTTTTATGGAAGCGGTTTAAAAAACAGAAAGTACTGCATTTGTTCGTCGGGCTAGGCATGATCTATCTGCTGATCTTCGCGTACACTCCGATGTTCGGCATCCTAATGGCGTTCAAGGATTACAGCATCTCCGGCGGCATCAAAGGAATCTTCACCAGCGATTGGGTCGGGCTGAGGTATTTCGATGAATTCGTCCATGACTATCAATTCGGCAAGCTGGTCCGCAACACGCTGGTCCTTAGTCTGCTGAAGGTCCTCTTCGCCTTCCCGGCGCCGATCCTGCTGGCGATCATGCTGAACGAAGTGAAGCACATGGCCTTCAAGCGGTTTGTGCAGACGATCAGCTATCTGCCGCATTTTATCTCCTGGGTGGTCGTGGTTGGCGTATCCTATGCCTTCCTATCCGCCGATGTCGGTGTGGTCAATAAGGCGCTGATGGCGATGGGCTTCACGGATGAGCCGCTAGCCTTCCTGACCAGTCCAAATTACTTTTGGGGGCTGGCGGTAGGGAGTGCGGTGTGGAAGGAGATGGGCTGGTGGACGATTATTTTTCTGGCGGCGATCTCGGGGATCAGTCCTTCGCTCTATGAGGCTGCTGAGATTGACGGTGCCGGAAGGCTGGCGCGTATCCGTTATATCACCCTGCCGGGAATGAAGGGAACCATCGTTGTTGTGCTGGTACTGACCATCGGGAGCATTCTCGGCGGCGGACTGGTTGGTTCAAACTTCGAGCAGGCCTACCTGCTCGGCAACAGTATCAATAATCCAACCTCAGAGATTGTCCAGACCTACGCATTCAGGGTGGGGTTAAGCGACGGGCGGTTCTCCTATGCAGCAGCGATCGATTTAATTCAATCGGTGATATCTGTAGCGCTGATTTTCTCCAGTAACTATATCGCTAAGCGGGTATCGGGCTCCAGTCTGTTTTAG
- a CDS encoding AraC family transcriptional regulator: MNSMEYGLNEGPMVKGNGYKPSNLHRWGPGVRDVYALHYIVSGRGYLKTGQAVHPVETGESFMIFPQTEVYYYPDPQDPWAYCWIEFSGPEALRLLAMLRISPDQPVVTTAPQDFRAMFDQIKANELEPYARERSDAVLHLLLSYYMEYYPSEQASLKKDYVGSAKAYIESNYWKSSLSVLDVVEYVTIERSYLFRLFKKETGTSISGYLTTVRIRRACELLAESRLSVKSLSYSVGYHDPLYFSKIFKKVTSYTPSQYRKVYREGHLSLPPADGGGG; this comes from the coding sequence ATGAATTCTATGGAATACGGACTCAATGAGGGTCCAATGGTAAAAGGGAACGGGTACAAGCCCTCCAATCTGCATAGATGGGGCCCCGGCGTCCGTGATGTATATGCGCTGCATTATATCGTAAGCGGCAGAGGTTACTTGAAGACCGGCCAGGCGGTACACCCTGTGGAGACGGGCGAGAGCTTTATGATTTTTCCGCAGACGGAGGTGTATTACTATCCTGATCCGCAGGACCCGTGGGCGTATTGCTGGATTGAATTTAGCGGGCCGGAGGCCTTACGCTTACTTGCTATGCTTCGTATCTCACCCGACCAGCCCGTTGTAACGACCGCGCCGCAGGATTTCAGGGCCATGTTCGATCAGATTAAGGCCAATGAACTGGAGCCGTATGCACGGGAGCGCTCGGATGCGGTGCTTCATCTGCTGCTGTCGTATTACATGGAGTATTATCCGAGCGAGCAGGCCAGTCTCAAGAAGGACTATGTAGGGTCAGCGAAGGCCTATATCGAGAGTAACTATTGGAAGTCTTCCTTATCGGTGCTGGATGTGGTGGAATATGTGACTATTGAGCGCAGTTACCTGTTCCGGCTGTTCAAAAAAGAGACGGGCACCTCCATCTCCGGCTACCTGACCACCGTGCGCATCCGGCGGGCCTGCGAACTGCTGGCGGAGTCGCGGTTGTCGGTGAAGTCGTTGTCTTACTCGGTCGGCTACCACGACCCGTTGTACTTCTCGAAGATATTCAAGAAGGTTACTTCCTACACGCCTTCACAGTACAGGAAGGTGTATAGGGAGGGGCATTTGTCCCTTCCTCCGGCGGATGGGGGTGGGGGGTGA